The nucleotide sequence AAAACTTTTGACGAACTATAAATCCCTTATGTAATAGATGTGAAGTAGAGATAGCTAATCACACACAAGTTTTGGTCATGTTCTAAAATTACCACGTTCTggcaattattatttaatttctttcaaaTGTTTTACATGCATCAATTGTCCCTTGCCCTATTATAGGAATATTTGGTAAATTCACAGATCCCAGTTTAGACAATAATACTAAAAGCATGATTTCTTTTTCAACATTAGTTGCTAGACGTCTTATACTgcttaaatcaggggtcaccaacctttatgaaactgagagctacttcttagGTACggattaatgtggagggctaccagtttgataaacacttctcaaataacaaatttgcccattttacttttaattatactctATGTTTTGGTAATagttaataatattcatctatgtgaagacactgatcatgttaatgattctcacaaaagttatcaacagtgatttaacagggtaggaaataccctgtatttaatgcatcaatgtgcaacactttatttttatatatctctgcaaatatttacatttttaaatgattacttctatattagatgaagcttactggtaagtggcactatggtgagctatttttagaacaggcaaCACACCTCGCAGGCCATGTTGATGACCCCTGGCTTAAATGGAAGGACAAATTTCCTCAAACTTTTAATCATTGGATTAGGGACCTTATGTACTGTAAGAGCCAGTGATGCATAAATCATTAGTgataataatttagttaaaaaggttaaaacatgataaaaattgatatttaaatataataagaattcattgtgattgtaatatctaaaatgcataatttaataattgatacaatttaataacatttacttTGGTATTTTGGCTTCCGACAGCAAAGCGTCATGAGTTCATTAGTACATATGTTTAAGTCAGACTGCAGTTATGGATGTTGGCAGCAACAGTTTTTTGACTGAGCTGATCGAGCCTATTgtaactttgtatttttgtttgcatttcttcagtaaaccttttttaaaagaatattCGGTCTTATTCGTGTTTTTGCAAATACTGGTAGTTGGAATAGAAGCTGCAAAAGGTGGTATATAAGGATTTGCACAAAAGGTGTGCCACTACAAGTACCACCTTACAATGGAGAAGATTCCACTCCACCAAAGGTTGCAGTCAAAAATTGTACCTTATTTGGCAGCCAATTCTGACATATAAAACAAATGGATCCAAGCTTAATATTTTCAGTTTGACCGTTGTTTATTTATatctcatgttttttttccttccctcctatttattttattttaatttctatctaaattaatttatttctttagtttACATTTGCTAAGCCTATTGTGActcattgtgtgtgtctgtatgtacaATAGTTGAGTGTACATGTAATGAAACTTTTATCTACTTGTATATATCATGACATGATGTAAAACAGATACAAAAATGGGCATAACATATTGTATAGAAATGGTGCAGTGGGGCGGGGGGCTCTGTTGGAGCAAAGATaatttgtctttgtttttcaaatacttttaaaattgatgttttattgaccaagatcaataaaaaaaaaaaagaaatggagCAAGCGACTATGTTTCTGATTGGATCAATGAATCAttcataatttttgtttaacgacAGATTAATACAGGAATGAAACACTGAAGTGGACTTTTTTCATtggcaaacaacaacaaaaaacaacaatattgcatttaaaatgtaatttaagccCATTTCAGACTACACAACTCTTTCCCCCAATTTCGACACGGTTTGCTTGGCGTTCATCGTGAAACTACcatgacagaataaaaaaaagatgttttaccGGACTCAGCTCAATGGCCTCCTGCAGGACAGCGCGGGCTTTTCCAGGACTCTTGCACAGCTTGTGAAGGAATCGAGCCAGTTTAATAGAGTAGAAGGCATGAAGTGAGGGCTGGTGTTTACTCTGATCCACTGTCTCCTTTAGAAGTGACTCTGCCACATCCAGGCGGCCCGCTCTTCTCTCCAGACCGACCCTCCCCAAACGCACTGCTGCCAGACCAGGCATTGACAACTCAAGAGACTCTAGGATGCGCTGCGCCTCGAAAATATTACCTGCGAGACAGAAAAGAAGCTGAGTGGGAACGTAAAACAGAAATTATGCtacaactgaagaaaaaaaaaaaaacaggaaaacggCTGTAACTGGGGGAAAATATGAATACACTACCGATTTAAAGTATTGGATTAGTACGATTTTTAAATTTTTCTCTACTTTTTtggacaaaaatacaataaaaactgtaCAATCACAATGTTGTTACACTTTATTTTTCAATTGAGTTTTCCTAATGAATTtagcttaaatttaaatttatttcagtgattGAAGGCTGAATTTACAGACTCATTActcttaaataaatacaaactgtaAAACAGTTATTACTGGGAGGGGAAAATATGTATACACTACAGATTAAAAGAATTAGATTAGTAAGATTtgtatatatacttttaaaagtaacctaTTCTGTACTTGTTTgaccaaaaacataaaaaagacatAAAATCGCAAAATATTGTCACAATTTAAacgtttttcttttttgaatttaGTTAACATTTCAATTTCTTCCAGTAATTCAAAGCTAAATTTACAGCATTGTTACTCCAGTTTTCTGAAAAACAGCTATAATTGGGaggaaacaaaaatatacactactGAACAAAAGTATTAGATTAGTAAAACTCTAAAATATTTAAGTAGCTCATTCTGTACTTGTATgactaaaaatacaataaaaacagtatAATCGCTAAATATTCTTACAATTTAAACAGTTTTCTTATTGAATGAAGTTTAAAATTCAGTGTTTCAAAGCTGAATTGACATCGTTACTACTCCAGTTTTcagaagaaattttttttttgaaaaacagctaaaactgggAGGGAAAATATGTTTACACTACAGATTAAAAGCATTAAATTAGTAAgattagtaaatatttttaaaaggagcTTATTTTGTACTTATTTGTCCAAACAATATGATACCAATAGCAAAATtgaatttaggttttttttttttaaagagtgaaATAAACAGCTATAACTGGGAGGGAACAAAATTATACACCACTGATCACAATTATTGGATTAGTaagatttgtaaatatttttaaaaagcttattCTGTACTTTTTTTTGaccaaaaacacaaaaacagtataaatcacaaaatattgtcacaatttaaacagcttttttattcatttatatattcgaAGCTGAATTTACAGCATCGTTACTCCAGTTTTCTGAAGTACAAAAAACCTACTATCAAAACTGAGGGAAAATATGTATACACTACAGATCAAAAGCATTGAATTAGTaagatttgtaaatatttttaaaaggagcttataaataaataaatgtaatttatttcagtgtttcaaagctgaatttacaACATCGGTACTCCAAGTTTTCtggaaaatttattaaaaaaactttaaaaaacatgACTTGCATTACAGGAAATATGGCAGATTGTTCTGTTCttgttaaattatatttcaaataaacttGGTTCTTTTGTACTTTAATCAGAAACAAATCATATCTTCATACTTTTATCATAATCatgttacattatattttatatgtgctGTATATCATACTGAGCAGCTTTAGAAAGCATTAAAATATGATGATCTGCAGTTAACTCTTATTATTACTCAGTCATTAATAATGATTCTTCTAATTAACAATGCTGAAAAAACCTTCCTCTATAATTTTTTGTAAAATGCTGCATTTTACTCAACATATTACTTAAAATTAACAGCATTagtatgaaatatattttttacattataaatgtcttttcattcacttttaaagtatttaatgTGGACTAGAATGataaaaaaatcaacacattttAATGGTAGTTCTGAATAGTGGTGTATCAcaatttccacaaaaaaaaaaaacaactattttaaacagtttaacagttttaatttctgaaggattgtgtgacaCTGAAAACTAGGAGTAATGatgcaaaaaattaattaattttaatttatattcgATAGGAAAACAGTTATTGAAACAacaatattttacagttatttatcaAATAactgcagccttggtgagcaaaaTAGGCACCTTATATaactgatcccaaacttttgatcagcagtgtatatacagttgaagtcagaattattagccctcctgtatatttctttccccaatttctgtttaaaggaaacaagatatttttcaacacatttctaaacataatagttttaataactcatttccaataactgatttattttatctttgccatgatgacagtaaataatatttgacaatattTTCAGGAtactactattcagcttaaagtgacatttaaagacttaattaggtaagttagggtaattaggcaggtcattgcataatgatagtttgttctgtagacaatcgaaaaaatatattgcttaaggggctaataatactgaccgcacaatgtttttttaatattattattattaaaaactgcttttattctagcagaaataagactttctctagaagaaaaaaatactataggaaatcctgtgaaaaattctttgctctgttaaacatcatttgtgaaacgtttgaaaaaattcaaaggtaGGGCTAATCAtccaactgtatttaaaaaagcGTTTTATTTTATGCTACATTTTCCAAGCTAAACTGATTTCTCACCGTGTTTTTCCTCAAACAAGGCCCACTGTAAATGGATGCTGTGCTTGTATGGAAGATGGATTTGGCAAGCTCTGCGGTAGACGTTACGCACCTCCTCCAGACCCCGTGGTGCCAGGTAACACACATActgaaacacacaacaacagATTACAAATCCGTCACACAAACCAGCCCGTGAGATATAATTTCCTCTTACTTTATTCCAGAATTCCTCATAGAGTGCACAAGCGACGAGACAGCGCTCGAACAAGATTGTTACTCTGTCGTGTCCAGCTACACATGCTTGTTGTGAGCCTTCATCTCCCTCCAcagcttcattattattatttcctgcAGCAGTTTCAGCTTCTCCTATCTCCCAGTCCAGATAACTGTGCCAGGCTTTCAGCTGGGCTCTATCCAGAGGCTTCACGTGGAAGTACGGCCTTTTAATCTGGAAACAggaaagaaattatttatttctattttataaattataaattatttatttcaatgttttacgcttacaaaggctgcatttatttgatgaaaaatatataattaaaactaTGAAATCGGAAAAAATTTTgccagtttaaaataattatttatatatatatatatatatatatatatatatatatatatatatatatatatatatatatatatatatatatatatatatatatatatatatatatatatatatattttttttttttttttaaatgtttttaatttatgatCAGGGTTATTACTCCAGTCTAATATTCTAAAGAGCTCATTtactgctcaagaaacattttagCTGCTCGATATGATATACTGAATCACATGACATTATATGAAAATATGATATACTgcacataaaatataatacatatggtttatacaaatataattaaacaatCTGCCATATTGCGGCTTCacagtggctcagcggttagcactgtcgcctcacagcaggaaggtcgctggttcgagtcccggctgggcaagttggcatttctgtgtggagtttgcatgtactcggatggtgtgggtttcctccaagtgctccagtttcccccacagtttaaagacatgctgtTACGGTCCGTGGGAGTTTTTTTGTGCCTTCTCCCTCTCTGTATTGCTTGTCTCCCTTCGCACCTCCTTGTCTGTCATTTGCTCTTTGTCTCGCCCTATCACCTTTTGTTCCGCTATTTTCTCTACCAGGTACCTGCTGATTGGATCCCGAACCTGTCACTCCTCATTAGGGCGTTTCCTCGTGGACCAATTGGACTTCGTTCCACAGACTTTAAATTCGACCGGCACGCCTTGTTTTTCAGagtgctgtgcgtgtgtgtgttggtttggtTCGCTTGCTGCTGATCATACTGTATGCTTTGTTCTGTGTTTCTGAATAACTACACCGATGTAAATTAAGTCAATATGGTTAAAGAGTTTATCATTCCTTTTTGGGGACAAGGGAATAGTCTAACAAGTCGCGCGACATACATTTTGCCCGTAGGTAACTTCaatgttcagaaacactaggtaaGAGGGTAGGCGCcgcattttgtatttttgcttattatttcagGGAGTTTAGGTGTGGCGTCGCAAACGCTGAAGATTTCGGTgtctttttcacattttgatttttattagtaagtttagagggggatcttgtgttctagtttaggtggcttttggttttgtttagttctttgcTTTGGCGCCACTCTAGTTCCTTTTTCCCTGAAactttttgattgtatttttttgtaagcCTCTCTTTTGTTGGCTTCATCTTTCTTCTCCTCGTAAGAGGAATAAACGAATAGATTGTAAAGTTTGTGTCCTCGtgtattttccatccatctactcagtaataatttaatattataagtgTTACGTTTATTCTCCCTAGACAACTTATTTAAATCgtaacacatgcgctacaggtgaattgggtaaacaaaactgGTCGAggtgtagatttatttatttattgccacatcagcaacttatggctatttcatggcaagatggctatacataaaaatattacatgataaaaacaaatttgtattacaataaaaagctacttagataaatatatcaaatataaataaataaaaattcacacaaaaatacattcaagattaaatatgatttttctgtttaattgttgataaataatttaagattCTTCCTGGTAGTAGCTTTATAAAAATGTCTATCAAAGTACTCTCCTTATAAAAATTGTCAAATGGTATTCAAACTTTCACATTCCAACAAAATGTTTGATAGTAAGAGCAGCCTGGCAGTAACTACATTTAGGTGGGTCTTTGTTATTGAGTAGATACGAATGAGTCCACCTAGAATGTCCAATTCGACATCTAGTATAGATAGTTTGATCATGCCTGGttggccatagtgtacgagtgtttttgtgaatatgagagtatatgggtgtttcccagtactgggttgcggctggaacccacttcgtaaaacatatgctggaatagttggcggttcattccactgtggtgacctctgataaataagggactaagccgaaggaaaatgaatgaatctgtcATAATATCAGCAACGCAAGTCATGTATTTTAACATCATTTTAATTGTGTCTTTTTAGAATCTaggatttaaaaaatatctttatttttgatcattttaaattaacttgatttttttttttaatttttaactattgatttttttgattgattgaatatattttaaaatgacaatttattcCTGTATCTCAAAGCTGTATTTTCAGCATTACTACTCCAGTCTAATATTTTATTATGGCGATTATAGATTTTGTTTCTGGTGAAAAAAGTTCAAaagaactgcatttatttgaaatctAATTAATTAGGAATAGAACTCTCTGCTGTATTTTCTGtaatgctaattatttttttatacaagtagttttatttgtgtctttttagcAATCTATAAAATGCAATGCTGAATGACAGACAAGTCAGTCTTTTAGTttcgctttaaaaaaaattattagggTTTACTGCAAATGTTTATGAATTCCACTATTttctgcattttattattttttcctgttAAATTTAATGAGTTTGTTGTAAAGGGATGGGGATTCAAATGCACATTTctaatgtgtgtaaactttttgTTGTGTAATAGTAAACATATTACACTCTTTCTGgaaaaaaattaatgcaaaaaaGCAAAAGCCAAGTCTTACAGCTTCCTCAAAGTTCCACCTTTTCCTGACTTCTGCCTCATTCTGTTGGTACACTTGCTCTCTGCTGACCAACAGGAGCTCCTGCATCTTTTGCACTGCTTCTTCCTGTATAACAGATTAAAATGATCATATCAACAGTCTAAAATTCTCACGAAGAAAGCTATAGAGtgggtaaaataagtattgaacacatgatttTTCCTGGTAAATATATTTCTTAAGAAGCTGCTGACATGAAATTGACCCAGATTTTGGTAACAATGCaaagatacaaataaaacaaagcaaactaattacagaaaagtgtgtaataacaatggaatgccACAAGGAGAAGGTACTGAACTTCTGAAATGCATTTAATTCTTTGTGTAAATTACTTTTTTGATAGCGACAGCTTCAAGGAGCCTCCCATATGAAGAATGTAGTTGCATGTATTGCTCAGCTGTGATTTTTTCCCAGATTTCAACAAAgtgaaaatcttgatggttctttaAATCTCATCGATCAACTCTGACCTTTAGTtcatattttctattggattcgggtcaggatattggctgggccattctcgcagctttattttcttttctgaaagcaGTTGAAAGTATTCTTAGCTATGTTTAAGATCACTgtgttgctgaaatgtccactctggtttcatttGGTAGTGCAAATGTTGGACTGAAGGAGCTAATATGAATTTACACTGACGAAGGACAGGGTTGCTTTCTAaaaactgagagatttcagctgctgtctgggctttccatgcacTTTTATGTATCcctctcttcatgtgttcaatactctttccaGAAGTTATTTCATTTTGTTACACATAACCTAGTTTCTAAACTACttagctttgttttctttttatgtatgGACTActtgcccaatcccaattttaccccttagccATCGTTTTGCGCATTCACATGAAGGCGCCCCAATTGTCTTCAGCTTTAAGGCGTTGGGCTAAGGAGAAGGGCTAGATAGcgcttgaaactgagattttagAGGACCACACTAGCAACCAAGGGGTATGAAAGTTGTAACACGGCTGCATACACAAGTAATAATTCCTGTATAGTATTCCCACAACATATTTTCAAGTCTGTCACTTGATGACACTTAAATACCCTGTccaaaaagtctagtggctgggaattacTTTTTACAGTGGTGGTAtaacattaatgttttttttttgtgcttgcaTTATGTATAAATACACTACACAGTTACAAGCTAATTGTCATGTGATATTGTTATGATAATATGTTATTGTTGTCTTTgttgatttcctgaagataaatactaaCAAATAACTAAGCCACATTAAAGTTGCGACAACATATGATAACGTATGATTTGGTTTGATGACATATGATTTCAAAGGCCAAAAGATTTGGAATTGGGTCTTAGTTGTTGACATGTTGACAAAacggtgacatgttcaatacttgtaatttactaagtagttttaaaaatgtgtacttttaattccccttaagtacattttttgtgctgtatctgtacttttactccactattttcctttaaCAGACTGCATGTCACAGAGGAGAAAATGAAGGATgtcgactgtatgatgactgaaatcaccaaacagccttaCACAAATCGCTAAATGGAAAGAATGAAAAATAGAAGGAAGGGCAGAATGAGGGAAATGCCGAACAAAGAATAGAAGGAAGGACcgaactaatgaaggaaggaagaattaaatgaataaaggaaggatTCAAGAAAGGACTGAAAAAACGAAGGAAGTAAGGAAGGAAAAAAGTAGCGAAGGAAGAAAACACTAAGTAACAAACGAAAGAAGTAATGAACGAAGTAACGAACCAACAAATTAACGATTGAACAAAGTAACGAACGAACAAAGTAAAAAACGAAATAACAAATGAAGTAACAAACAACTGaagtaacaaatgaataaacaaagttACAAACGAATGAACGAAGTCATAAATGATTGAACGGAGTAACGAATTAAGTAACGAATGAAGTAACGAATGAACAAAGTAAGAAATGAACAAAGTAAAGAACAAAGTAAGGAACGAACAAAGTAACAAACGAAcgaaaaaataaaagaacaaagtaACGAACGaacaaagtaaaaaacaaaataacaaatgaagTAACAAACAGCTGaagtaacaaatgaataaacaaagtaacaaacgaatgaacgaagTCACAAATGATTGAACGGAGTAACGAATTAAGTAACGAATTAAGTAACGAATGAACAAAGTAAGAAACGAACAAAGTAAAGAACAAAGTAAGGAACGAACAAAGTAACAAACGAACgaaaaaatgaaagaacaaagtaataaacaaagaaacgaacaaatgaacaacCGAAGTAACTAATGAGGTAACAAATGaagttaacaaacaaacaaagtaatgAACGAACGAAGTAACAAAAGAATGAAGTAACGAATGAACGAGGTAACAAAGTAATGAACAATGTAATGAACTAACGGGAAAAAAATGAAGTAACAAACTAACAAGCGAAGTAACAAAGGAACGAATTaacgaacaaata is from Danio rerio strain Tuebingen ecotype United States chromosome 14, GRCz12tu, whole genome shotgun sequence and encodes:
- the si:ch211-114c17.1 gene encoding pre-mRNA-processing factor 39 isoform X2, with the translated sequence MQELLLVSREQVYQQNEAEVRKRWNFEEAIKRPYFHVKPLDRAQLKAWHSYLDWEIGEAETAAGNNNNEAVEGDEGSQQACVAGHDRVTILFERCLVACALYEEFWNKYVCYLAPRGLEEVRNVYRRACQIHLPYKHSIHLQWALFEEKHGNIFEAQRILESLELSMPGLAAVRLGRVGLERRAGRLDVAESLLKETVDQSKHQPSLHAFYSIKLARFLHKLCKSPGKARAVLQEAIELSPDNARLYQNLLELELCGDLRVNGAGVQQCVAKALAAPLSPKTKIRFSQRGLQFAEDFGTTVQSVLSLHEEHQKLLREHDAKRAADNSDDYDPEKMSKMDYISAMTVPQTAPPTMPQVPMTTPPPSLMGGDMSGSYGNYSSWYQLQYGAYGSYQSPWSQYSQYYPPS